The proteins below are encoded in one region of Pan paniscus chromosome 4, NHGRI_mPanPan1-v2.0_pri, whole genome shotgun sequence:
- the PDLIM7 gene encoding PDZ and LIM domain protein 7 isoform X3 yields the protein MDSFKVVLEGPAPWGFRLQGGKDFNVPLSISRLTPGGKAAQAGVAVGDWVLSIDGENAGSLTHIEAQNKIRACGERLSLGLSRAQPVQSKPQKASAPAADPPRYTFAPSVSLNKTARPFGAPPPADSAPQQNGCRPLTSQQPLRPLVPDASKQRLMENTEDWRPRPGTGQSRSFRILAHLTGTEFMQDPDEEHLKKSSQVPGTEAPASSTPQEPWPGPTAPSPTSRPPWAVDPAFAERYAPDKTSTVLTRHSQPATPTPLQSRTSIVQAAAGGVPGGGSNNGKTPVCHQCHKVIRGRYLVALGHAYHPEEFVCSQCGKVLEEGGFFEEKGAIFCPPCYDVRYAPSCAKCKKKITGEIMHALKMTWHVHCFTCAACKTPIRNRAFYMEEGVPYCERDYEKMFGTKCHGCDFKIDAEDRFLEALGFSWHDTCFVCAICQINLEGKTFYSKKDRPLCKSHAFSHV from the exons ATGGATTCCTTCAAAGTAGTGCTGGAGGGGCCAGCACCTTGGGGCTTCCGGCTGCAAGGGGGCAAGGACTTCAATGTGCCCCTCTCCATTTCCCGG CTCACTCCTGGGGGCAAAGCGGCGCAGGCCGGAGTGGCCGTGGGTGACTGGGTGCTGAGCATCGATGGCGAGAATGCGGGTAGCCTCACACACATCGAAGCTCAGAACAAGATCCGGGCCTGCGGGGAGCGCCTCAGCCTGGGCCTGAGCAG GGCCCAGCCGGTTCAGAGCAAACCGCAGAAG GCCTCCGCCCCCGCCGCGGACCCTCCGCGGTACACCTTTGCACCCAGCGTCTCCCTCAACAAGACGGCCCGGCCCTTTGGGGCGCCCCCGCCCGCTGACAGCGCCCCGCAGCAGAATGG GTGCAGACCCCTGACAAGTCA ACAGCCGCTCCGACCGCTGGTCCCAGATGCCAGCAAGCAGCGGCTGATGGAGAACACAGAGGACTGGCGGCCGCGGCCGGGGACAGGCCAGTCGCGTTCCTTCCGCATCCTTGCCCACCTCACAGGCACCGAGTTCA TGCAAGACCCGGATGAGGAGCACCTGAAGAAATCAAG CCAGGTGCCCGGGACAGAAGCCCCAGCCTCATCTACACCCCAGGAGCCCTGGCCTG GCCCTACCGCCCCCAGCCCTACCAGCCGCCCGCCCTGGGCCGTGGACCCTGCGTTTGCCGAGCGCTATGCCCCGGACAAAACGAGCACAGTGCTGACCCGGCACAGCCAGCCGGCCACGCCCACGCCGCTGCAGAGCCGCACCTCCATTGTGCAGGCAGCTGCCGGAGGGGTGCCAGGAGGGGGCAGCAACAACGGCAAGACTCCCGTGTGTCACCAGTGCCACAAGGTCATCCG GGGCCGCTACCTGGTGGCGCTGGGCCACGCGTACCACCCGGAGGAGTTTGTGTGTAGCCAGTGTGGGAAGGTCCTGGAAGAGGGTGGCTTCTTTGAGGAAAAGGGCGCCATCTTCTGCCCACCATGCTATGACGTGCGCTATGCACCCAGCTGTGCCAAGTGCAAGAagaagattacaggc GAGATCATGCACGCCCTGAAGATGACCTGGCACGTGCACTGCTTTACCTGTGCTGCCTGCAAGACGCCCATCCGGAACAGGGCCTTCTACATGGAGGAGGGCGTGCCCTATTGCGAGCGAG ACTATGAGAAGATGTTTGGCACGAAATGCCATGGCTGTGACTTCAAGATCGACGCTGAGGACCGTTTCCTGGAGGCCCTGGGCTTCAGCTGGCATGACACCTGCTTCGTCTGTGCG ATATGTCAGATCAACCTGGAAGGAAAGACCTTCTACTCCAAGAAGGACAGGCCTCTCTGCAAGAGCCATGCCTTCTCTCATGTGTGA
- the PDLIM7 gene encoding PDZ and LIM domain protein 7 isoform X1 has translation MDSFKVVLEGPAPWGFRLQGGKDFNVPLSISRLTPGGKAAQAGVAVGDWVLSIDGENAGSLTHIEAQNKIRACGERLSLGLSRAQPVQSKPQKAPTLPCPPALPGCVSAQASAPAADPPRYTFAPSVSLNKTARPFGAPPPADSAPQQNGCRPLTSQQPLRPLVPDASKQRLMENTEDWRPRPGTGQSRSFRILAHLTGTEFMQDPDEEHLKKSSQVPGTEAPASSTPQEPWPGPTAPSPTSRPPWAVDPAFAERYAPDKTSTVLTRHSQPATPTPLQSRTSIVQAAAGGVPGGGSNNGKTPVCHQCHKVIRGRYLVALGHAYHPEEFVCSQCGKVLEEGGFFEEKGAIFCPPCYDVRYAPSCAKCKKKITGEIMHALKMTWHVHCFTCAACKTPIRNRAFYMEEGVPYCERDYEKMFGTKCHGCDFKIDAEDRFLEALGFSWHDTCFVCAICQINLEGKTFYSKKDRPLCKSHAFSHV, from the exons ATGGATTCCTTCAAAGTAGTGCTGGAGGGGCCAGCACCTTGGGGCTTCCGGCTGCAAGGGGGCAAGGACTTCAATGTGCCCCTCTCCATTTCCCGG CTCACTCCTGGGGGCAAAGCGGCGCAGGCCGGAGTGGCCGTGGGTGACTGGGTGCTGAGCATCGATGGCGAGAATGCGGGTAGCCTCACACACATCGAAGCTCAGAACAAGATCCGGGCCTGCGGGGAGCGCCTCAGCCTGGGCCTGAGCAG GGCCCAGCCGGTTCAGAGCAAACCGCAGAAG GCCCCCACCTTACCCTGCCCGCCCGCCCTGCCCGGCTGTGTCTCTGCCCAGGCCTCCGCCCCCGCCGCGGACCCTCCGCGGTACACCTTTGCACCCAGCGTCTCCCTCAACAAGACGGCCCGGCCCTTTGGGGCGCCCCCGCCCGCTGACAGCGCCCCGCAGCAGAATGG GTGCAGACCCCTGACAAGTCA ACAGCCGCTCCGACCGCTGGTCCCAGATGCCAGCAAGCAGCGGCTGATGGAGAACACAGAGGACTGGCGGCCGCGGCCGGGGACAGGCCAGTCGCGTTCCTTCCGCATCCTTGCCCACCTCACAGGCACCGAGTTCA TGCAAGACCCGGATGAGGAGCACCTGAAGAAATCAAG CCAGGTGCCCGGGACAGAAGCCCCAGCCTCATCTACACCCCAGGAGCCCTGGCCTG GCCCTACCGCCCCCAGCCCTACCAGCCGCCCGCCCTGGGCCGTGGACCCTGCGTTTGCCGAGCGCTATGCCCCGGACAAAACGAGCACAGTGCTGACCCGGCACAGCCAGCCGGCCACGCCCACGCCGCTGCAGAGCCGCACCTCCATTGTGCAGGCAGCTGCCGGAGGGGTGCCAGGAGGGGGCAGCAACAACGGCAAGACTCCCGTGTGTCACCAGTGCCACAAGGTCATCCG GGGCCGCTACCTGGTGGCGCTGGGCCACGCGTACCACCCGGAGGAGTTTGTGTGTAGCCAGTGTGGGAAGGTCCTGGAAGAGGGTGGCTTCTTTGAGGAAAAGGGCGCCATCTTCTGCCCACCATGCTATGACGTGCGCTATGCACCCAGCTGTGCCAAGTGCAAGAagaagattacaggc GAGATCATGCACGCCCTGAAGATGACCTGGCACGTGCACTGCTTTACCTGTGCTGCCTGCAAGACGCCCATCCGGAACAGGGCCTTCTACATGGAGGAGGGCGTGCCCTATTGCGAGCGAG ACTATGAGAAGATGTTTGGCACGAAATGCCATGGCTGTGACTTCAAGATCGACGCTGAGGACCGTTTCCTGGAGGCCCTGGGCTTCAGCTGGCATGACACCTGCTTCGTCTGTGCG ATATGTCAGATCAACCTGGAAGGAAAGACCTTCTACTCCAAGAAGGACAGGCCTCTCTGCAAGAGCCATGCCTTCTCTCATGTGTGA
- the PDLIM7 gene encoding PDZ and LIM domain protein 7 isoform X5, translated as MDSFKVVLEGPAPWGFRLQGGKDFNVPLSISRLTPGGKAAQAGVAVGDWVLSIDGENAGSLTHIEAQNKIRACGERLSLGLSRAQPVQSKPQKVQTPDKQPLRPLVPDASKQRLMENTEDWRPRPGTGQSRSFRILAHLTGTEFMQDPDEEHLKKSSQVPGTEAPASSTPQEPWPGPTAPSPTSRPPWAVDPAFAERYAPDKTSTVLTRHSQPATPTPLQSRTSIVQAAAGGVPGGGSNNGKTPVCHQCHKVIRGRYLVALGHAYHPEEFVCSQCGKVLEEGGFFEEKGAIFCPPCYDVRYAPSCAKCKKKITGEIMHALKMTWHVHCFTCAACKTPIRNRAFYMEEGVPYCERDYEKMFGTKCHGCDFKIDAEDRFLEALGFSWHDTCFVCAICQINLEGKTFYSKKDRPLCKSHAFSHV; from the exons ATGGATTCCTTCAAAGTAGTGCTGGAGGGGCCAGCACCTTGGGGCTTCCGGCTGCAAGGGGGCAAGGACTTCAATGTGCCCCTCTCCATTTCCCGG CTCACTCCTGGGGGCAAAGCGGCGCAGGCCGGAGTGGCCGTGGGTGACTGGGTGCTGAGCATCGATGGCGAGAATGCGGGTAGCCTCACACACATCGAAGCTCAGAACAAGATCCGGGCCTGCGGGGAGCGCCTCAGCCTGGGCCTGAGCAG GGCCCAGCCGGTTCAGAGCAAACCGCAGAAG GTGCAGACCCCTGACAA ACAGCCGCTCCGACCGCTGGTCCCAGATGCCAGCAAGCAGCGGCTGATGGAGAACACAGAGGACTGGCGGCCGCGGCCGGGGACAGGCCAGTCGCGTTCCTTCCGCATCCTTGCCCACCTCACAGGCACCGAGTTCA TGCAAGACCCGGATGAGGAGCACCTGAAGAAATCAAG CCAGGTGCCCGGGACAGAAGCCCCAGCCTCATCTACACCCCAGGAGCCCTGGCCTG GCCCTACCGCCCCCAGCCCTACCAGCCGCCCGCCCTGGGCCGTGGACCCTGCGTTTGCCGAGCGCTATGCCCCGGACAAAACGAGCACAGTGCTGACCCGGCACAGCCAGCCGGCCACGCCCACGCCGCTGCAGAGCCGCACCTCCATTGTGCAGGCAGCTGCCGGAGGGGTGCCAGGAGGGGGCAGCAACAACGGCAAGACTCCCGTGTGTCACCAGTGCCACAAGGTCATCCG GGGCCGCTACCTGGTGGCGCTGGGCCACGCGTACCACCCGGAGGAGTTTGTGTGTAGCCAGTGTGGGAAGGTCCTGGAAGAGGGTGGCTTCTTTGAGGAAAAGGGCGCCATCTTCTGCCCACCATGCTATGACGTGCGCTATGCACCCAGCTGTGCCAAGTGCAAGAagaagattacaggc GAGATCATGCACGCCCTGAAGATGACCTGGCACGTGCACTGCTTTACCTGTGCTGCCTGCAAGACGCCCATCCGGAACAGGGCCTTCTACATGGAGGAGGGCGTGCCCTATTGCGAGCGAG ACTATGAGAAGATGTTTGGCACGAAATGCCATGGCTGTGACTTCAAGATCGACGCTGAGGACCGTTTCCTGGAGGCCCTGGGCTTCAGCTGGCATGACACCTGCTTCGTCTGTGCG ATATGTCAGATCAACCTGGAAGGAAAGACCTTCTACTCCAAGAAGGACAGGCCTCTCTGCAAGAGCCATGCCTTCTCTCATGTGTGA
- the PDLIM7 gene encoding PDZ and LIM domain protein 7 isoform X4, whose protein sequence is MDSFKVVLEGPAPWGFRLQGGKDFNVPLSISRLTPGGKAAQAGVAVGDWVLSIDGENAGSLTHIEAQNKIRACGERLSLGLSRAQPVQSKPQKASAPAADPPRYTFAPSVSLNKTARPFGAPPPADSAPQQNGQPLRPLVPDASKQRLMENTEDWRPRPGTGQSRSFRILAHLTGTEFMQDPDEEHLKKSSQVPGTEAPASSTPQEPWPGPTAPSPTSRPPWAVDPAFAERYAPDKTSTVLTRHSQPATPTPLQSRTSIVQAAAGGVPGGGSNNGKTPVCHQCHKVIRGRYLVALGHAYHPEEFVCSQCGKVLEEGGFFEEKGAIFCPPCYDVRYAPSCAKCKKKITGEIMHALKMTWHVHCFTCAACKTPIRNRAFYMEEGVPYCERDYEKMFGTKCHGCDFKIDAEDRFLEALGFSWHDTCFVCAICQINLEGKTFYSKKDRPLCKSHAFSHV, encoded by the exons ATGGATTCCTTCAAAGTAGTGCTGGAGGGGCCAGCACCTTGGGGCTTCCGGCTGCAAGGGGGCAAGGACTTCAATGTGCCCCTCTCCATTTCCCGG CTCACTCCTGGGGGCAAAGCGGCGCAGGCCGGAGTGGCCGTGGGTGACTGGGTGCTGAGCATCGATGGCGAGAATGCGGGTAGCCTCACACACATCGAAGCTCAGAACAAGATCCGGGCCTGCGGGGAGCGCCTCAGCCTGGGCCTGAGCAG GGCCCAGCCGGTTCAGAGCAAACCGCAGAAG GCCTCCGCCCCCGCCGCGGACCCTCCGCGGTACACCTTTGCACCCAGCGTCTCCCTCAACAAGACGGCCCGGCCCTTTGGGGCGCCCCCGCCCGCTGACAGCGCCCCGCAGCAGAATGG ACAGCCGCTCCGACCGCTGGTCCCAGATGCCAGCAAGCAGCGGCTGATGGAGAACACAGAGGACTGGCGGCCGCGGCCGGGGACAGGCCAGTCGCGTTCCTTCCGCATCCTTGCCCACCTCACAGGCACCGAGTTCA TGCAAGACCCGGATGAGGAGCACCTGAAGAAATCAAG CCAGGTGCCCGGGACAGAAGCCCCAGCCTCATCTACACCCCAGGAGCCCTGGCCTG GCCCTACCGCCCCCAGCCCTACCAGCCGCCCGCCCTGGGCCGTGGACCCTGCGTTTGCCGAGCGCTATGCCCCGGACAAAACGAGCACAGTGCTGACCCGGCACAGCCAGCCGGCCACGCCCACGCCGCTGCAGAGCCGCACCTCCATTGTGCAGGCAGCTGCCGGAGGGGTGCCAGGAGGGGGCAGCAACAACGGCAAGACTCCCGTGTGTCACCAGTGCCACAAGGTCATCCG GGGCCGCTACCTGGTGGCGCTGGGCCACGCGTACCACCCGGAGGAGTTTGTGTGTAGCCAGTGTGGGAAGGTCCTGGAAGAGGGTGGCTTCTTTGAGGAAAAGGGCGCCATCTTCTGCCCACCATGCTATGACGTGCGCTATGCACCCAGCTGTGCCAAGTGCAAGAagaagattacaggc GAGATCATGCACGCCCTGAAGATGACCTGGCACGTGCACTGCTTTACCTGTGCTGCCTGCAAGACGCCCATCCGGAACAGGGCCTTCTACATGGAGGAGGGCGTGCCCTATTGCGAGCGAG ACTATGAGAAGATGTTTGGCACGAAATGCCATGGCTGTGACTTCAAGATCGACGCTGAGGACCGTTTCCTGGAGGCCCTGGGCTTCAGCTGGCATGACACCTGCTTCGTCTGTGCG ATATGTCAGATCAACCTGGAAGGAAAGACCTTCTACTCCAAGAAGGACAGGCCTCTCTGCAAGAGCCATGCCTTCTCTCATGTGTGA
- the PDLIM7 gene encoding PDZ and LIM domain protein 7 isoform X2 has protein sequence MDSFKVVLEGPAPWGFRLQGGKDFNVPLSISRLTPGGKAAQAGVAVGDWVLSIDGENAGSLTHIEAQNKIRACGERLSLGLSRAQPVQSKPQKAPTLPCPPALPGCVSAQASAPAADPPRYTFAPSVSLNKTARPFGAPPPADSAPQQNGQPLRPLVPDASKQRLMENTEDWRPRPGTGQSRSFRILAHLTGTEFMQDPDEEHLKKSSQVPGTEAPASSTPQEPWPGPTAPSPTSRPPWAVDPAFAERYAPDKTSTVLTRHSQPATPTPLQSRTSIVQAAAGGVPGGGSNNGKTPVCHQCHKVIRGRYLVALGHAYHPEEFVCSQCGKVLEEGGFFEEKGAIFCPPCYDVRYAPSCAKCKKKITGEIMHALKMTWHVHCFTCAACKTPIRNRAFYMEEGVPYCERDYEKMFGTKCHGCDFKIDAEDRFLEALGFSWHDTCFVCAICQINLEGKTFYSKKDRPLCKSHAFSHV, from the exons ATGGATTCCTTCAAAGTAGTGCTGGAGGGGCCAGCACCTTGGGGCTTCCGGCTGCAAGGGGGCAAGGACTTCAATGTGCCCCTCTCCATTTCCCGG CTCACTCCTGGGGGCAAAGCGGCGCAGGCCGGAGTGGCCGTGGGTGACTGGGTGCTGAGCATCGATGGCGAGAATGCGGGTAGCCTCACACACATCGAAGCTCAGAACAAGATCCGGGCCTGCGGGGAGCGCCTCAGCCTGGGCCTGAGCAG GGCCCAGCCGGTTCAGAGCAAACCGCAGAAG GCCCCCACCTTACCCTGCCCGCCCGCCCTGCCCGGCTGTGTCTCTGCCCAGGCCTCCGCCCCCGCCGCGGACCCTCCGCGGTACACCTTTGCACCCAGCGTCTCCCTCAACAAGACGGCCCGGCCCTTTGGGGCGCCCCCGCCCGCTGACAGCGCCCCGCAGCAGAATGG ACAGCCGCTCCGACCGCTGGTCCCAGATGCCAGCAAGCAGCGGCTGATGGAGAACACAGAGGACTGGCGGCCGCGGCCGGGGACAGGCCAGTCGCGTTCCTTCCGCATCCTTGCCCACCTCACAGGCACCGAGTTCA TGCAAGACCCGGATGAGGAGCACCTGAAGAAATCAAG CCAGGTGCCCGGGACAGAAGCCCCAGCCTCATCTACACCCCAGGAGCCCTGGCCTG GCCCTACCGCCCCCAGCCCTACCAGCCGCCCGCCCTGGGCCGTGGACCCTGCGTTTGCCGAGCGCTATGCCCCGGACAAAACGAGCACAGTGCTGACCCGGCACAGCCAGCCGGCCACGCCCACGCCGCTGCAGAGCCGCACCTCCATTGTGCAGGCAGCTGCCGGAGGGGTGCCAGGAGGGGGCAGCAACAACGGCAAGACTCCCGTGTGTCACCAGTGCCACAAGGTCATCCG GGGCCGCTACCTGGTGGCGCTGGGCCACGCGTACCACCCGGAGGAGTTTGTGTGTAGCCAGTGTGGGAAGGTCCTGGAAGAGGGTGGCTTCTTTGAGGAAAAGGGCGCCATCTTCTGCCCACCATGCTATGACGTGCGCTATGCACCCAGCTGTGCCAAGTGCAAGAagaagattacaggc GAGATCATGCACGCCCTGAAGATGACCTGGCACGTGCACTGCTTTACCTGTGCTGCCTGCAAGACGCCCATCCGGAACAGGGCCTTCTACATGGAGGAGGGCGTGCCCTATTGCGAGCGAG ACTATGAGAAGATGTTTGGCACGAAATGCCATGGCTGTGACTTCAAGATCGACGCTGAGGACCGTTTCCTGGAGGCCCTGGGCTTCAGCTGGCATGACACCTGCTTCGTCTGTGCG ATATGTCAGATCAACCTGGAAGGAAAGACCTTCTACTCCAAGAAGGACAGGCCTCTCTGCAAGAGCCATGCCTTCTCTCATGTGTGA
- the PDLIM7 gene encoding PDZ and LIM domain protein 7 isoform X6 — MDSFKVVLEGPAPWGFRLQGGKDFNVPLSISRLTPGGKAAQAGVAVGDWVLSIDGENAGSLTHIEAQNKIRACGERLSLGLSRAQPVQSKPQKASAPAADPPRYTFAPSVSLNKTARPFGAPPPADSAPQQNGQPLRPLVPDASKQRLMENTEDWRPRPGTGQSRSFRILAHLTGTEFMQDPDEEHLKKSREKYVLELQSPRYTRLRDWHHQRSAHVLNVQS; from the exons ATGGATTCCTTCAAAGTAGTGCTGGAGGGGCCAGCACCTTGGGGCTTCCGGCTGCAAGGGGGCAAGGACTTCAATGTGCCCCTCTCCATTTCCCGG CTCACTCCTGGGGGCAAAGCGGCGCAGGCCGGAGTGGCCGTGGGTGACTGGGTGCTGAGCATCGATGGCGAGAATGCGGGTAGCCTCACACACATCGAAGCTCAGAACAAGATCCGGGCCTGCGGGGAGCGCCTCAGCCTGGGCCTGAGCAG GGCCCAGCCGGTTCAGAGCAAACCGCAGAAG GCCTCCGCCCCCGCCGCGGACCCTCCGCGGTACACCTTTGCACCCAGCGTCTCCCTCAACAAGACGGCCCGGCCCTTTGGGGCGCCCCCGCCCGCTGACAGCGCCCCGCAGCAGAATGG ACAGCCGCTCCGACCGCTGGTCCCAGATGCCAGCAAGCAGCGGCTGATGGAGAACACAGAGGACTGGCGGCCGCGGCCGGGGACAGGCCAGTCGCGTTCCTTCCGCATCCTTGCCCACCTCACAGGCACCGAGTTCA TGCAAGACCCGGATGAGGAGCACCTGAAGAAATCAAG GGAAAAGTATGTCCTGGAGCTGCAGAGCCCACGCTACACCCGCCTCCGGGACTGGCACCACCAGCGCTCTGCCCACGTGCTCAACGTGCAGTCGTAG